Genomic DNA from Enterococcus saigonensis:
TTAGTCATATAAATGTTCCTACTACTTCGATTGCTACGCCGTCCATTTTTAGATTGAACAATTTATTAATAATATCCTTAAACTGTTCGGGTGTTTCTGTTGTTTCTTTGGTGTAAGTTTCACCGTCTTTATTCTTATGAGTGTTTTTAAGTTTGCTAAACAGTTCGTCATATTCATTGTTCAAAGTTTTCATTTCTTCTTCATTCCCTCCACAATCGGGGTGTAACTTCAAAGCTAACTTTTTGTAGGCTTTTTTCAATTCTTCCAATGTTTCAACGTTTTTAATGTATTTCATTTTTATCATTCCTTTTCTTTTTGATTTTTGGCTTTTTGACAACCATTTTTGTTAGGCGTTTGAGGAAATGTTTTTATAAAAAAAGAGTAGTTACCGTTTTTTGGTAACTACTCTTTTCCTTTTTTAAGGTTTAAATACCTGGAAGTTTAGGTGTTTTGGGTATTGGTGGTGTAGGTGGCTGCAAGCTTTCCATTTTTTGTTGAATTGCTTTAAATTCAGGGGTTTCTTGGTGTTGATTTTGAACCATTTTTTGCTCTATTCTCTCCAAAGTCGGTTGAATTTCTTTCCCTGATACTTTACGATTTAATTCTCTTTCTAAGGTCTCTTTCGGACTAATGGAAGGCGTTTCTAAGCTTGAATAGAGTTTCACTCCTTCTCTATTGTAAAGCCTTATATCGCTAAATAAGCCCGTTTTATGAAGGGTTTCTAAATTGGTCGGTAAGTTTTTGACAACAATATCATGCGCTTGTTTTGGTGTTGCCCTGGCTGTCATTGGATCATCTGCATACATAGTTTCATACCGTTCAATTGTTCCTAAATATGAGTTGATTTTAGGTACTGCCATGACATACATTTTTGTTTCATAATCTTTGGCTTGAAGCATTGTTGCGGTTTGAATAGGAACGTCTGTTGTTCGTCCTGTACCTTCAATCACTAAATTATACCCTTTATCTCTCAAACGGCTTATGATCGCTTCTGTCATGCGATTAGAATAAGGGGTAACGTATTTTACTACGTCTTTTTCATAAAGTTTCACTAGTTCATCAAAATTAGGGTGCTGTTGTTTGAACGTATCATTATCAATGATAACAACATTTCCTTGTGTCTCTTCGGAAATTGCCGATCGCAAACTAGTTTTACCTGATCCTGGTTGCCCACCAAGTAAAAAAGCGGTTGGCGATTCAACCGCTAGTCTATTTTTAGGGTTCTGTTGCAAAGTTTCCGATAAGCTCATTTTGAGGTAAAATAATTGAAAAAGATAGCTTGGAGGAATGAAGATGACTCAGTTCAAAGGAAAACAATTTCAAAAAGACGTGATTATCGTAGCCGTCGGCTACTATCTTCGGTACAACCTGAGTTATCGTGAAGTGCAGGAAATTCTGTATGACCGAGGAATTCACGTTTGTCACACCACAATTTACCGTTGGGTGCAAAAATACGGAAAGATTCTTTATCAAATTTGGAAAAAGAAAAACAAACAGTCCTTTTATTCATGGAAAATGGACGAGACTTATATCAAAATTAAAGGAAAGTGGCATTATTTATATCGCGCTATCGATGTAGATGGCTTAACCTTAGATATCTGGTTACGGAAAAAGCGCGACACACAGGCTGCGTATGCTTTTCTAAAACGACTGAAGAACCAGTTTGGAGAACCAAAGGTTCTAGTAACGGATAAAGCACCCTCTATTAA
This window encodes:
- a CDS encoding zeta toxin family protein, translating into MQQNPKNRLAVESPTAFLLGGQPGSGKTSLRSAISEETQGNVVIIDNDTFKQQHPNFDELVKLYEKDVVKYVTPYSNRMTEAIISRLRDKGYNLVIEGTGRTTDVPIQTATMLQAKDYETKMYVMAVPKINSYLGTIERYETMYADDPMTARATPKQAHDIVVKNLPTNLETLHKTGLFSDIRLYNREGVKLYSSLETPSISPKETLERELNRKVSGKEIQPTLERIEQKMVQNQHQETPEFKAIQQKMESLQPPTPPIPKTPKLPGI
- a CDS encoding IS6-like element ISEnfa1 family transposase, which translates into the protein MTQFKGKQFQKDVIIVAVGYYLRYNLSYREVQEILYDRGIHVCHTTIYRWVQKYGKILYQIWKKKNKQSFYSWKMDETYIKIKGKWHYLYRAIDVDGLTLDIWLRKKRDTQAAYAFLKRLKNQFGEPKVLVTDKAPSIKSAFRKLQKNGLYITTEHRTIKYLNNLIEQDHRPIKRRNKFYQSLRTASTTIKGMEAIRGIYKKSRKEGSLFGFSVCTEIKGLLGIPA